In Aedes albopictus strain Foshan chromosome 3, AalbF5, whole genome shotgun sequence, the genomic window ACATCATCAGCGATTCGTCCGGTGTCGGTACGAACTCGGACAGTGCAgcctgctcgatcggccaccccAGTACAACCGTGGTCTGCATGGAGGGTTACGATGGTGGCCTATCCGGGCACATCCAGATCCAACCGGGGGATGTGATCGAGGTAGTTGGATCTACTGATTGTGGTCTGCTGGAAGGGTTCGTACGAGGAACCAACAAAACCGGCTTTTTCCCGGCTCAGTGCGTCCAGGAGGTGCAGTTCCGGCAGAAGAGTATCATCAATGTTTCCACGTCAGCCCCGCATCATCACTATGTGATCAACACCAGCAGTAATGAGATCGttgaacagcaacagcagcagcagctacagcaacaacaacaggggCAGCAGCAACAGTACAATAGTCAGACTGCACCCAGGACGAAGAAGGCGTAAGTTTCCAATGATGTTCTGAAATCCAGATCAGTTGATCCTAATTCCTTTGGGTATAATTTCAGCGTAACTGGAGAACCTCGGGCCGTGGTTCTGCACCGAGCAAAGCGAGGCTTCGGTTTCATTCTCCGAGGTGCGAAAGCATCATCGCCGTTGATGCAACTGAAGCCGTCTCCCCGGTGTCCGGCTCTTCAATATCTGGACGATGTGGATCCGGGCGGTGTGGCCGACATGGCCGGACTAAAGCCCGGAGATTTCTTGCTTGCCGTGAGTATTACCAGGGTCACGGTATTCCGATGAACGTCGTACCTAAATCAGCCATTCTTTCATTGCAGATTAACAACGAAGACGTCACGTGTGCCTCGCATGAGCACGTGGTCGACCTGATCCGGAACTCGGGTTCGCTCGTATCGATGACGGTCATCACGCTTCCGTACAACCTGGTCAATTCGATGATGGAGAACGTGATGGCGGCCGGGACCAGTTCGATCGGCGACGGCAGTCAACATTCCGGTTCCGGCATGAGCACGCCGGTTTCGTCGCGTCAGTGTTCGACACTGCCCCGGCGGATGAACGGAGGACCAGCTAGTTTGGCCGGATGTAAGATGCCGGCTCCGATGCCACCCCGAAGAGATCCAAAGACAACACTTAGCGTAGGACGAGCACGTGCCAAATCGATGGTCGCCGGACTGGAAGGAGGCGGCGAGAAGGATGACGATGACCTGCCGAATCAGACCAAGTCTACGTCGGCAGAATCGATCCACCAGCAGTCGCAATCGGCAATCAATACACCGACACAGGGAGGACCGGGAACTCCGGTGCAGCCGAGGACTGCGAGTATCAAGTCGCGGCCCACTTCTAGTCGAATTACAGCCGCCGAGCTGGAGGAACTGTTCCAAAGGCAACAGGGCGTTGACGCCAATCGCTGCTCGATGTTGATGACCAGTTCGCGGTTCCAGTCTGGATTTGACAGCGGCGCGGCAACGCCACCGACTTCTCCGCAAAAGGGACCAATCGTGTACGCCAGTGTGGCGGAAATGAAGCGCAAAAAGTCCTCTAAGATCGGTACCCTCAAGGGCCGTCCCATTCCGATTCCGCAGGTCGGATCCGATCTGAAGCGTACCTTCCACAGTACACCGGATCTGGCGTCCAGTGGAACGGCGGGTTCCGTTACCGGAAGTTCCGGAACGCTAACACCTTCGGCCAGCTGGTTCAACACCGTTGGCCACAAGGGACACCGATCTCAAGACGACGTGCACAGTTTACACATGTCGATGCAAAGACTGAATCTCCCCCCACCAAATCATCCGCCACCACCACCCCCGATCGGACAGGTCGTCAAGGTGGACATCTCGCGGGGTTCCGAGTACGAGTGTCTCACCGCACTGCAGAAGCACATCCAGCAGAAAGCCAAACAACGGTCCCAGATCCAGGAGGCGGAAATCATGTCCAGCTTCAAGCCAGCTTCCAATGCGAAGCTGTACGCATCGCCGCAAGATATCCGGAACGTGGGCTACCGAACGACGAGCGTGGCTTCGAGTAGCAGTGGTAACAGTAGTAGCGGAAACAGCAGTACCAGCACAGAGGTAAGTTCTGACTAGACTTTAAAGAAAGATTGAACGACTGGGCCCATAATttgttcatcaaaaacttttctcTGACCCTACAGATCCGCAAAGCTTCATCAATCCGCTCAAACTCGAGTACTGGTAGCGCAATCAACGTGACGACCGTTACCATCAGTGGAAACGGAACCGGCAGCATAACCAGCGGAGGAAGCAACCCGTATGCCCAACCGGGTCGACCGGCTGCTATGCAACAGACGGCGCAAccccaacagcaacaacagcagcagcagtacaaATCTTCCGGACCGCCACTGCCGGATCCGGACTACAGTTTGAGTGAATCCGATGCCGAGGAAGACAACTCGGTCCGACTGGTTAGGAGTAATCTCAAGAAAGTCAACGGAGGTCTGGCAGCGGCAGAGTTGAATGGATCGAGTAAGGTTACGGTTGGCGGTGGAGTCTCGAATGTGAACCCTGGCATGGCCGCCGAAACGAGCGGAAACAGTAACACTAGGTAGGTTTTATGGTAGGAACTGTTGAAACGCATGACTAACTTGTCCCATTCTTGCAGTGGTAGCAGTTCCGGATCGAGCTCGGTCCCACATTCCTTCTCcgtggaagaaatccagaagattCGCACTAAGCTGAAGTCGTCGAAATCCTACCCGAACGATTTCCTCCGACAGCAAAACCAAACTGGAAATCAACAACCTGGCGCGGACCAAGCTAACGAAGACAACGGAGATAACAGCTCTTCCGGAGTCAGCAGCGATCAGGAAATCACGGTAACCTGCAATGATAAGGCATCGGCACCAGCGATAGACCCCAAAAAGGTTGGATCGATATTGGAGCAGAAGAAGATGGCCGTCATGATCACGCCAACAGTGCCGGCCGTACGCAGTGACGAGGATGGTGACGAGAGTCCAAGTCCTCCGGCAACTGGGTTCCAGCGGCATAACTCACTCACGCGAAAGCAAGCCGCAACGATCGCAGCAAACCGTGCCAAAGCGAACCAGCAAAACATTCAACAGCGGCACGCGGTAACGTTGGCAACACTGCCGCCTCCGATCGAGGCCGACTCGGATGACGCCGACACCGGAGCGCTGCCCGTCGATGGCACCGATGGAGTTGGGGTGGCGATGGTGCTGCCTCCACCGGCCGAATTTAGCGACTCGGTCGCTGCCGGAGCTGGACAtgcgcaacagcagcagcagcatcaccaccaccatcatcaGCATCAGCACCATTCGGCGGCAGGGCTGGTCAGCGGCCACAATCCAAACTGCAAACGCGTCCGCATAGTCGGGGCCGTCCCCAAGGTAAATCGACTAAACAGTCAGTAGACGAATCAATTGACTTAGCTAGACACAAATCTACAGCGTTCAAACTGTGAATTTCTTACGATTGAAGTGTTTCGAtattggtgaaaaatgttccgaaGTTCGACAATATTCATTAAAGTATATATGGCTTGTCGAGTAACGTTTCACACCTCCTTTTTCCCACTGTGGTATTGGAGAAAAAAACTTTTTTACCGATATCCACATGCCGAAATCTATATTCAATTTTAGAGTGTTCTGTCGTGCAAACTCATAAAATTGACACGAACGTACATAGCTCGACATAATTTTAAATCAGATCTAGCTGGCCTATGCATTCACGTCGTTAAAGAAAAAAAGGAAGCTTTTCAGAATAATCATCCAAAGTGTGTCacagaaattcataaaatcagAAAGCAATTAAGCAACTTTTATAAcctaatagaaaaaaaatacacgcTCAAACGGTTGCTTAATACATTTTTATACTTCTCACACACTCAGACACACATACGTTCGCAAAAAGCGCCTAAAATCACGTGCAATATCGTCCCagatacacacagacatcaacaCACAAGCAACatgcaaccaaccaaccaaccagaaAAATTGGATGTTAGCACAGTTAGCCAAAAAGTTAGTATTCGGAGAGACGAGAGAATCAGAAGTTTTCACACATTGAAAACACCGATTTTAAGATGAACATTTATTCTAGTGCGAAAAAGTTCTTTCAAGTCGTTCCACCAGCCTGCTTTGATGCCAGTTGGTTGTAAAACCGAACGATTTGAGAATTCTTTTTTCGTTGCTACTTCTTGAGTTGTAGTTCTAGGTAGTAGGATTTGAATTTACGCTACTCTTTTACGTTACGTTTATGTTCTTCTGTATCATATTATTTTCCCTATATATTTTCGCTCAAGACATAAAATAAGTACGTTAACTGAATGTAAATTTCTTTCTTCCTGTACATTTGATTTTAACCTTTATTGAGCAGAATCGTTTCGAAATCTTCTGTCTTTAATTAATTACATTAATTAACAAGTCAACAGAGCAGTAGCTGAGATAAGATTCCACGGATAATAAAGGACACAAGATATTCACGGAAAGTAATATCCACCCTAAAATGTAGAAAGTTAGATTTTAACTTTACACAATCCACTAGCGATAAAATCAAGGTGTAACTGTTGTATATTTTTCTGTGACCCCCCCTTTTCCCTACGCGGAAATGGAAACTCGATTTTAAGTCTTACCACGCTGTATAAGAGAAAAAAATAGGCACCATTCTTCCATTGCGTTTCCCCTCGATTCACCCGAACAACCCCTCCGAAGAGTGGTGTGCGTAtgattgttttatatttttataaccTTTATAGAAAAATCCGAAAAGCCACACAAATGCATTCACAAATATATCTCATTATTAAATAAATTCTCCTATACCCGCATTCGAAGCAACATGAGATACGGCCATTTAAAGTAATGAGAAAATCGAACAGATCGCGGAATTTTACTACTTATTGAATTGAAGGGAAattatattgaaaatatgtaaacGAACACATttaatacgaaaaaaaaatacaaagcaaACGTTAGATGCAAACATAACAAACGAATAGAACACGCCAATCTGTCCGCAACACACGTAAACTACAAATAGAATCAGCATTTTAACCCAGAAAATCATAACTGTCACAAAGAGGCAGCCGCATTTTGAAATCTCAGCAACCCGCACGGATCAGCAAACCAAACGAAAAACATAAACAAACCACGACACGCTCTCATAGACAAACAAACACAAACAACGCAATAGCTCAGCCTTTTAGATCGAAtagcagaaaaaaagaagaacaaaAATAGCCCAAtaacgaaaaaataaaaacatttcgaATTTCGTATTATAACCAACATCTGACGAATGCCCCGCCCGTCCTCCTAGGTGTGTGTAGCGTTGTGTACCAATTGCACCGACCTATTACAGCAGTGCAGTGATCACACACAATCACACAAGTACACATGAAAACAAGAAAAAAAGCATTGAAAAGAATACGCAAAACAAAGTATAGCATAGCAAACTAGCATGTACACACATCCAAAAACAAAACATACAGAACACACGCAGTATGATATTAAAGTGAGAAAGAAGAACACAAAATGGTAAAAATGCTATAACAATTTATGGTAAATAAAATACATAATAATGATCAATAAACGTTGGTGTTTTGTTCTTATTTTGGAAAAAAACCTTGGTGTCCCTACGTTAACCCTCCATTAGTCGCGTCAAAAAAAGGTTACACCAGCGCTGCagcggtcgcatcgtgtactcagtacacggtaTGTTCTTTCAATGGTTTCGATGCTTaactagatagaatgttggtgtcttcagcaaatatgTCCAGCTGGATGACGTGCGTCTGGTATTGAACATGTGGAACTGGCCCATCCGATCTGGTCCAGGCGCGGGCGACGGAATGGCCCCCGCGGGAACCTGTTCCGTGGACATTTTGCTCATagtcatgcgacggctctatcttcaggaTTTATCATATACATCAATTTAGTAGCTGttaaaaggaccagtgacctcccggCCAGcccgtggccatcggaatgtaccctggagaaTCCTGCTTCATGGACATTTTGGTCATGGCACTACAACTagtcatgcgacggctctatcttcaggaTTTTCCATATACATCATCTTAGTAGCTGTTAAAaggatcagtgacctccctggccaactcatagccaccggaatgtaccctaAAGGAACCTGCTTTATGGATATTTTAGCCATGACGCTAaatctaggcatgcgacggctctacccaactgacttacttctagcaagtaagtatttatttgttagaagtaagtcacagtgacttctgctcaacaaaaacctgcgccgccgtgactcttctcactgtgacatgtgtgttacttgggtatcctcATGATTTTCCCTATACATCATCTTAGTAGCTGTTGAAaagaccagtgacctccctggccaacccgtggccaccggagtgtcctctggaggaacctgtttcgaaggCAATTTGTCCATGGCGCCAAATCTAGGCATGCGATGGCGCTATCTTCAGGATTTTCCATATATGTACATCAACTTAGTAACTGCTGCAAGAACcaatgacctccctggccaacccgtgtccaccggaatgtaccctggaggaacctgtttcgaagaTAATAAAAAATAGAACAAAGTCCTAAATTTTCTTGATATATTCCATTTAAAGCTACAATGTAAGTCTTACATCGTCCTTTTGTTCTTCGCTGTAGTGTTGGTTCCTCTTCTTCAACTGGCACCATGCGACGCAGCAACTGCTTGGTATCATGTGGAAGCGTCGGGATTCTAGCTCGTACCTGGCTGGACATGTTCTTTTATCAAGGCCATTGCTAGATtttcgaggaaaacttttcgagGTACGCTTTCTGATCCAGGTTTTTCAAAGTAAATAACTTGGGCGTTGATTCCAGCGATGTTTAGTAAAATGTAGAAGTATTTTTGCTGGgacttctccagtaattcctgctgtaaattattcttggatttcttcagaaataagtgATTCCTAttgggaatcctcttgagaatatattaagaactactgctggaattgctccagaacttCTACGGGGGTTTTTCTAGACATTTCAGGAAggtatcctccagatttttttctgggtttcccatgcaatatctgcagataatcctccaggaattcctgcaggactttaaagagCAATATTAATATTTATAGGAGATATTCCTAGGAAATCTCAACCAGAATGactgaggaaattccagaaggtcaCTGCTGTTTACTAGTGtattacaagaggaattcctagaggaatccttggagaagaattctaggaagaaatcctggagggatccttagaGGGATCTTCAGAGGAACCTCAGCAGTCACTCCtatacaaatttctggagaaatcttttgagaaatcctcttagaatttctccaggaatgcctgatgagattctgctagaaatttctgccgggattcttctcCCGGGAATGAATGTTCCTTTAAGAAACATTCTACTGTTTATTTAAATACTCTCGGAATATGTCAAtgaattcttactgggattccttcaggaactcctaccacgATTTCTCCAAGCGTTTTTGCTAGGATTTaagtattctccaggaattgctgagtAATTTTCGTCAGAGGttttccaccacgaattcctagaaaaatcttaaGCAATTTCGACATAATTTTTCAAAGGTATCTGAAGACGATTTTCAACAAGAaaacgaagaggaattcctgaaacaatcccttgaTACATTCTTGGAAGAAAAGAAAgataaattctgcaggaattcctgaaaaaaatcttagggtgaatttctgatggaaaccaTAGAGAAGTAACAGTAGCGGTTGCTGGATGAATCCTATCAAGAATAATTCAatgaatcccaacaagaatggAATCTAGTGGTAATCCCTGAAGAGTTCTTGGTTAAATTcaagaggtattactagagaaacaacttgaggaattcgtggattaAACCCAgcagacatttttggagaaatttaaagtgaaatttctggaggaatgtttaaaaaaaagcctgtaaaaatcacaaaaggaTCTTCTATGTAAATTCCTGTGGGCTGGGTATTCTAGAGTAGTGTCGTAAAAGAGGtctacaggaattctatgagaaatgcacagaaaaattcaaagagaattttttggaggaatccaaggaaaagTGTTTTGTGAAAcccacttggaattcctccacaaattaatgATGGGATTTCgcttgaaattcttgctgagattggcCCAgacgtttctccaaggattcctttacatAAACTgcctgtaattcctccaagggttcctataaaaaatctatttctccagagatttttcaaggaaacctttaggaatttatctttCAACATCAGCTGAagttcttgttgggattccttcagatattcctactattttaactttcatgaattcttgctggaatttgtTTAACGACatcagctgagattccctcatTAATTGCTATAACgagtccaccaagaatttctggtagattaCCAGCAGAAATTAGCAAAGGAATCTGGtggattatttctgaaattcctgaatgaatccgagaagcatttcttaagtaatcctagcaaaaattcttgaatgaatctgaaATGGGTTTCCGGCATGAATTACTGGGTAAGTACTAAgaaaagtttctgtagaaatcactgaaagaatcacagcaggatattttgaaaaattaatgtaaagattacagattttttttttgtatttagaaATCTCAGCTGTAATTGCGTGAGAGGTTACAGTAATCATTTTTGGAATTGTATTATAATCATTctaagaattcctaaaataaagAGAATTTATCCCAAAGACTCGTCCAGGGAGTCTTTTTGAGATTTTGGGAACAGGCTCTGTTCtacttggggtctccagttagtctagtggttaaggctatggatcgccaatccggagacggcgggttcgattcccgttccggtcggaaaaattttcttgactccctgggcatagtgtatcattgtccttgcctcacaatgtacaaattcatgcaatggcaggcaaagaaagccattcaattaataactgtggaagtgctctaagaacactaagttgaaaagaggcaggccaagtgccaattcgaacgtcgagccataagaaGAAGAATTCTACTTGAAGTGTTATTCAGTACAAAGAAAAAAAGCAGAAGAgggtgtattccatcacaaagaacaactttgtagaacactcgaacaatcctaaaaaatccatagaaagagTTATATCAGAAATCCTATTGCAAgaggtcgtccacaaacaatgacacataactcttaaagttgaacAAATAAGGTAATTGTTTACAGTAATACCTTTTTCTGCatctttgtagaagacaccaatactatattttcatttttgagaaaagtgaattcctatcaCATTTTTAGGTTGGTGGATTAATCATCAAGGTGAAAATTCTATAATAAAAAGTTAAATATAGAGAACAAACTCTTCTAACTCCCTAAAAATACCctcgtggcaaggcatttctcaatacccagaaaggggggaggggtcagggggaaGCCGCatttaattcaaaaatttgaaacctTTTATAGGCTgaacacaagaggtacaatcctttattcagcttctaaactctaattttggtgattatatTCAACCttcagctgatttgaggttctttgaaaggcgtgttttaaggcttaatatgcgcttaattagTAATCAATTGAATTTATCATTTGTATAgggaatagtgtatcattgtacttgcctcacaatatacaaattcatgcaatgccaggcaaagaaagcccttcaattaataactgtggaagtgctcaaagaacactaagtcccagtggggacgtcgagccataaagaagatgaagaggaagaagaaacccGGGAGGAAGAGAAGGAGAACAACGTAAATCAGCAACATTAAGAAGATCATAGACACAACAAAGCTTATTTTGTATTTATGAACAGTGTATATCAATTTTCACATGTTAGCTATTTTTCAGGCTGAATCCAAACCCTAACCATCATGACCATGGATACCTAAATGAAACTATTCGTTAGATGAAGTGTGGACTGACCACTAATTGGGGCGACCAGATTTATTAAATGAGGACCAAATCGTGGACGTACTATTTCATGAATTATCAAGAACGTCAGAACTATAAAAGAAGGGAGGGATGTAGGATCGTAGCAATCCATGAtgtaagggctgaaagtc contains:
- the LOC109402136 gene encoding protein shank isoform X4, coding for MDTMVFDDEPPPEPRDGWLLVRIFVPELNVYKCLQFPSDKVVWDVKQQCLASLPKELKESFNYGLFCPPSNGKAGKFLDEERRLGDYPFNGPVGYLELKYKRRVYKMLNLDERQLKALHTRANLRRFLECINGGHVEKVAKMCAKGLDPNFHCQETGETPLTIATGTKKPNKLLIALVNGGALLDYRTRDGATALHRAVERDSLEAVSTLLELGASPNYRDTKGLTPVYLSVTRKTDSKICEILLHDHATLGIQDSQGWQEVHQVAVIAGNLELAEMIQNYKCEDIDKSLGDTSDIISDSSGVGTNSDSAACSIGHPSTTVVCMEGYDGGLSGHIQIQPGDVIEVVGSTDCGLLEGFVRGTNKTGFFPAQCVQEVQFRQKSIINVSTSAPHHHYVINTSSNEIVEQQQQQQLQQQQQGQQQQYNSQTAPRTKKAVTGEPRAVVLHRAKRGFGFILRGAKASSPLMQLKPSPRCPALQYLDDVDPGGVADMAGLKPGDFLLAINNEDVTCASHEHVVDLIRNSGSLVSMTVITLPYNLVNSMMENVMAAGTSSIGDGSQHSGSGMSTPVSSRQCSTLPRRMNGGPASLAGCKMPAPMPPRRDPKTTLSVGRARAKSMVAGLEGGGEKDDDDLPNQTKSTSAESIHQQSQSAINTPTQGGPGTPVQPRTASIKSRPTSSRITAAELEELFQRQQGVDANRCSMLMTSSRFQSGFDSGAATPPTSPQKGPIVYASVAEMKRKKSSKIGTLKGRPIPIPQVGSDLKRTFHSTPDLASSGTAGSVTGSSGTLTPSASWFNTVGHKGHRSQDDVHSLHMSMQRLNLPPPNHPPPPPPIGQVVKVDISRGSEYECLTALQKHIQQKAKQRSQIQEAEIMSSFKPASNAKLYASPQDIRNVGYRTTSVASSSSGNSSSGNSSTSTEIRKASSIRSNSSTGSAINVTTVTISGNGTGSITSGGSNPYAQPGRPAAMQQTAQPQQQQQQQQYKSSGPPLPDPDYSLSESDAEEDNSVRLVRSNLKKVNGGLAAAELNGSSKVTVGGGVSNVNPGMAAETSGNSNTSGSSSGSSSVPHSFSVEEIQKIRTKLKSSKSYPNDFLRQQNQTGNQQPGADQANEDNGDNSSSGVSSDQEITVTCNDKASAPAIDPKKVGSILEQKKMAVMITPTVPAVRSDEDGDESPSPPATGFQRHNSLTRKQAATIAANRAKANQQNIQQRHAVTLATLPPPIEADSDDADTGALPVDGTDGVGVAMVLPPPAEFSDSVAAGAGHAQQQQQHHHHHHQHQHHSAAGLVSGHNPNCKRVRIVGAVPKVNRLNSQ
- the LOC109402136 gene encoding SH3 and multiple ankyrin repeat domains protein 1 isoform X3, with amino-acid sequence MDTMVFDDEPPPEPRDGWLLVRIFVPELNVYKCLQFPSDKVVWDVKQQCLASLPKELKESFNYGLFCPPSNGKAGKFLDEERRLGDYPFNGPVGYLELKYKRRVYKMLNLDERQLKALHTRANLRRFLECINGGHVEKVAKMCAKGLDPNFHCQETGETPLTIATGTKKPNKLLIALVNGGALLDYRTRDGATALHRAVERDSLEAVSTLLELGASPNYRDTKGLTPVYLSVTRKTDSKICEILLHDHATLGIQDSQGWQEVHQVAVIAGNLELAEMIQNYKCEDIVPFRGPPRYNPRRRSGLGWGSTLSRIYGGPPSPCPSEHPFSSASSSLSEGSSSHRSHEDDISIVTDKSLGDTSDIISDSSGVGTNSDSAACSIGHPSTTVVCMEGYDGGLSGHIQIQPGDVIEVVGSTDCGLLEGFVRGTNKTGFFPAQCVQEVQFRQKSIINVSTSAPHHHYVINTSSNEIVEQQQQQQLQQQQQGQQQQYNSQTAPRTKKAVTGEPRAVVLHRAKRGFGFILRGAKASSPLMQLKPSPRCPALQYLDDVDPGGVADMAGLKPGDFLLAINNEDVTCASHEHVVDLIRNSGSLVSMTVITLPYNLVNSMMENVMAAGTSSIGDGSQHSGSGMSTPVSSRQCSTLPRRMNGGPASLAGCKMPAPMPPRRDPKTTLSVGRARAKSMVAGLEGGGEKDDDDLPNQTKSTSAESIHQQSQSAINTPTQGGPGTPVQPRTASIKSRPTSSRITAAELEELFQRQQGVDANRCSMLMTSSRFQSGFDSGAATPPTSPQKGPIVYASVAEMKRKKSSKIGTLKGRPIPIPQVGSDLKRTFHSTPDLASSGTAGSVTGSSGTLTPSASWFNTVGHKGHRSQDDVHSLHMSMQRLNLPPPNHPPPPPPIGQVVKVDISRGSEYECLTALQKHIQQKAKQRSQIQEAEIMSSFKPASNAKLYASPQDIRNVGYRTTSVASSSSGNSSSGNSSTSTEIRKASSIRSNSSTGSAINVTTVTISGNGTGSITSGGSNPYAQPGRPAAMQQTAQPQQQQQQQQYKSSGPPLPDPDYSLSESDAEEDNSVRLVRSNLKKVNGGLAAAELNGSSKVTVGGGVSNVNPGMAAETSGNSNTSGSSSGSSSVPHSFSVEEIQKIRTKLKSSKSYPNDFLRQQNQTGNQQPGADQANEDNGDNSSSGVSSDQEITVTCNDKASAPAIDPKKVGSILEQKKMAVMITPTVPAVRSDEDGDESPSPPATGFQRHNSLTRKQAATIAANRAKANQQNIQQRHAVTLATLPPPIEADSDDADTGALPVDGTDGVGVAMVLPPPAEFSDSVAAGAGHAQQQQQHHHHHHQHQHHSAAGLVSGHNPNCKRVRIVGAVPKVNRLNSQ
- the LOC109402136 gene encoding SH3 and multiple ankyrin repeat domains protein 1 isoform X1, encoding MDTMVFDDEPPPEPRDGWLLVRIFVPELNVYKCLQFPSDKVVWDVKQQCLASLPKELKESFNYGLFCPPSNGKAGKFLDEERRLGDYPFNGPVGYLELKYKRRVYKMLNLDERQLKALHTRANLRRFLECINGGHVEKVAKMCAKGLDPNFHCQETGETPLTIATGTKKPNKLLIALVNGGALLDYRTRDGATALHRAVERDSLEAVSTLLELGASPNYRDTKGLTPVYLSVTRKTDSKICEILLHDHATLGIQDSQGWQEVHQACRNGLVHHLEHLLFYGADMDGQNASGNTPLHVCAVNNQEACARMLLFRGSNRGALNYANQTPYQVAVIAGNLELAEMIQNYKCEDIVPFRGPPRYNPRRRSGLGWGSTLSRIYGGPPSPCPSEHPFSSASSSLSEGSSSHRSHEDDISIVTDKSLGDTSDIISDSSGVGTNSDSAACSIGHPSTTVVCMEGYDGGLSGHIQIQPGDVIEVVGSTDCGLLEGFVRGTNKTGFFPAQCVQEVQFRQKSIINVSTSAPHHHYVINTSSNEIVEQQQQQQLQQQQQGQQQQYNSQTAPRTKKAVTGEPRAVVLHRAKRGFGFILRGAKASSPLMQLKPSPRCPALQYLDDVDPGGVADMAGLKPGDFLLAINNEDVTCASHEHVVDLIRNSGSLVSMTVITLPYNLVNSMMENVMAAGTSSIGDGSQHSGSGMSTPVSSRQCSTLPRRMNGGPASLAGCKMPAPMPPRRDPKTTLSVGRARAKSMVAGLEGGGEKDDDDLPNQTKSTSAESIHQQSQSAINTPTQGGPGTPVQPRTASIKSRPTSSRITAAELEELFQRQQGVDANRCSMLMTSSRFQSGFDSGAATPPTSPQKGPIVYASVAEMKRKKSSKIGTLKGRPIPIPQVGSDLKRTFHSTPDLASSGTAGSVTGSSGTLTPSASWFNTVGHKGHRSQDDVHSLHMSMQRLNLPPPNHPPPPPPIGQVVKVDISRGSEYECLTALQKHIQQKAKQRSQIQEAEIMSSFKPASNAKLYASPQDIRNVGYRTTSVASSSSGNSSSGNSSTSTEIRKASSIRSNSSTGSAINVTTVTISGNGTGSITSGGSNPYAQPGRPAAMQQTAQPQQQQQQQQYKSSGPPLPDPDYSLSESDAEEDNSVRLVRSNLKKVNGGLAAAELNGSSKVTVGGGVSNVNPGMAAETSGNSNTSGSSSGSSSVPHSFSVEEIQKIRTKLKSSKSYPNDFLRQQNQTGNQQPGADQANEDNGDNSSSGVSSDQEITVTCNDKASAPAIDPKKVGSILEQKKMAVMITPTVPAVRSDEDGDESPSPPATGFQRHNSLTRKQAATIAANRAKANQQNIQQRHAVTLATLPPPIEADSDDADTGALPVDGTDGVGVAMVLPPPAEFSDSVAAGAGHAQQQQQHHHHHHQHQHHSAAGLVSGHNPNCKRVRIVGAVPKVNRLNSQ